One Paraburkholderia kururiensis DNA window includes the following coding sequences:
- the xerD gene encoding site-specific tyrosine recombinase XerD, with the protein MTETAITETAAESASSTSPLLAASHASIDAFCDSLWLEHGLSRNTLDAYRRDLRLFAEWLAKARNGSLDTATETDLLAYSAARKESKSTSANRRLSVFRRYYGWAVREHRAQGDPTVRIRSAKQPPRFPSTLSEAQVEALLGAPDIDTPLGLRDRTMLELMYASGLRVTELVTLKTVEVGLNEGVVRVMGKGSKERLIPFGEEAHAWIARYLRDARPALLGARTTDALFVTARAEGMTRQQFWNIIKRHARAADVHAPLSPHTLRHAFATHLLNHGADLRVVQLLLGHSDISTTQIYTHVARERLKSLHAQHHPRG; encoded by the coding sequence ATGACCGAAACGGCGATCACGGAAACAGCCGCCGAAAGCGCTTCATCCACGTCGCCGTTGCTGGCCGCAAGCCACGCATCGATCGATGCTTTCTGCGACTCGCTCTGGCTCGAACATGGTCTGTCGCGCAACACGCTCGACGCGTACCGGCGCGATCTGCGTCTTTTTGCCGAGTGGCTCGCGAAGGCGCGCAACGGCTCGCTCGATACCGCCACGGAAACCGATCTGCTCGCCTACAGTGCGGCGCGCAAGGAGAGCAAGTCGACCTCGGCGAACCGGCGGCTTTCGGTTTTTCGGCGCTACTACGGCTGGGCCGTGCGCGAGCATCGTGCGCAGGGCGACCCTACGGTGCGCATCCGCTCCGCGAAGCAACCGCCGCGGTTTCCGTCCACGCTCTCCGAGGCGCAGGTGGAAGCGCTGCTCGGCGCGCCCGACATCGACACGCCGCTCGGTCTGCGCGACCGCACGATGCTCGAATTGATGTACGCGAGCGGCCTGCGCGTGACGGAGCTGGTGACGCTGAAGACGGTGGAGGTCGGTCTCAACGAAGGCGTGGTGCGCGTGATGGGCAAGGGCTCGAAGGAGCGGCTGATCCCGTTCGGCGAGGAGGCGCACGCGTGGATCGCCCGCTATCTGCGCGACGCGCGGCCCGCATTGCTCGGTGCGCGCACCACCGACGCGCTCTTCGTCACCGCGCGGGCCGAAGGCATGACGCGCCAGCAGTTCTGGAACATCATCAAGCGCCACGCGCGCGCCGCGGACGTGCACGCGCCGCTCTCGCCGCACACGCTGCGGCACGCGTTCGCCACGCACCTGCTCAATCACGGCGCCGACCTGCGCGTCGTGCAACTGCTGCTCGGGCACAGCGACATCTCCACGACGCAGATCTACACCCACGTGGCCCGCGAGCGGCTCAAGTCGCTGCATGCGCAGCATCATCCGCGCGGGTGA
- a CDS encoding methylated-DNA--[protein]-cysteine S-methyltransferase, protein MFNAVIDAPFGKVGIRTEAGAVREIVYLPESVKSVAPDSALTRRAAQQIERYFERASATFDLPLAEVGTAFQRRVWQAISEIPPGIVLTYGQLAKAVSCGSPRAVGQACGANYFPLVIPCHRVVGSGGIGGFANHDDDGYFRKVKRWLLAHEGVPYA, encoded by the coding sequence ATGTTCAACGCCGTGATCGATGCGCCGTTCGGCAAGGTGGGCATTCGCACCGAGGCGGGCGCCGTGCGCGAAATCGTCTATCTGCCCGAGTCGGTGAAGAGCGTGGCGCCCGATTCGGCGCTCACGCGTCGGGCCGCGCAACAGATCGAGCGGTATTTCGAACGCGCCTCGGCCACCTTCGACCTGCCGCTCGCCGAGGTGGGCACCGCGTTTCAGCGGCGCGTCTGGCAAGCCATCAGCGAGATTCCGCCGGGCATCGTGCTCACCTACGGCCAGCTCGCGAAGGCCGTGAGCTGCGGCTCGCCGCGCGCGGTGGGCCAGGCCTGCGGCGCCAACTATTTTCCGCTCGTCATTCCGTGCCATCGCGTGGTTGGCTCGGGCGGCATCGGCGGATTCGCGAATCACGACGACGACGGCTACTTCCGCAAAGTGAAGCGGTGGCTGCTCGCACACGAAGGCGTGCCCTACGCATGA